From the Labrus mixtus chromosome 10, fLabMix1.1, whole genome shotgun sequence genome, the window CTGAGGTTGAAACAGGGTTTGTATTTTAGaaagaagttgtgtttttctttgatattttgTGCATGCACGCCTCTGCTCAGTGTCTCCATATGGTTCAGACAGCCTACCAACTTCAACATTATTTTTCCCCCGGCGATTAGTTTTGcatcaaatggaaaaaaaaagtacaaaatacaTGTAGAACCATGCCATGCCTCCTTGAGGTTCattacaaactgtaaagctTGGACTCCCCGTTGTGAGTTTGTACTGCTCTGAAGACCCTGAGGATCATACACTGGTACAACTCTGTTCCCAGACtatcaatgtgtttttatcGCAGAAAAGTACTGAAGTATATTCTTTTGCGTTCTCAGGACCTCTtcatgctctctgtcccaaacactcggacagaaataagaaaatggCTTTGGGCATATTCTGCACCCtgagcctggaatctgttgcagaataacttaaatgtttttatatctcAAATTAAAGACTTGGAATCAGATTCTATCCATGTTTTTGTAACCAGAAGATTAAGGAGTGTGACTGTAAGCAGTTAGTTTTGAATGAAAGGTAATGCAAGGGAGGTTCTGTGACTAAATTAAGCAGTGTTACACAGATATTGGTTACTCTCTTCCCACAAGTGATTACCGCTCTACACTTACTCAAATCATCCAAAAGGTTCAAAGTAGTCTTTGAGACTTTTCCCTTTAATAGtcattgtttgtgttgatgcCTTCTTTGTGTGCCTCGTGTCTACGTGTTTTATGGAGGTAGTAGGTATTGGTTTTGAAGTAAAAACTTAAACAGTTGTTAAATTCATTGTCTAAGCTACATTTTCTAGGCTGCGTAGACTTAATAAAATGGAAATGACAGCAAggacataaacatttaaatactgaTATAAGCTAACAACTAGTGTTTTTCTATTCAGTCAGAGTAGAGATAGAAGAGATGGAGTTTTCAAtcccacatgtccgatgtgtccttgggcaagacacttaacccaaagttgctcccgctgcttcgacGGCGGCgtttaaatgtgtatgaatgggataaactaattctgatggactctttcaTAGCTGCCtctgccttcagtgtgtgaatgtgtagctgtGACATGGGGTCTATAAAGTGCTTTGAGTCAGAGGACAAGAAAAAttgctgtacaagctcaagtcaatttaccatcTACTATTCCTTGAcaagaattttttttatatttcataaatCAAATGACATCTTCATGACCTCTTACTGTACATAGAAGACCATTTACGTATGTGTAAATATGGTAGAATGCTTTTTGTGGGGGTGGAGGGAGTAGGTTTTACGTTAGGGAATGTGGCTATGATGTTATCTGTTTTATTAGCTCCTAATCTTGTTTAGTTTTGATTAATTGTGTATTGTTCTTTGTATCGTTAGTGTGTCTACCTGCCCAGGGACTGCAGATAGAATGTAATTAATCAGCTAAATCTGCTGCAATGCTTCTTCTCTCATTAATTGAGATTaatgtatattttgtacatGCTCCCtgacaaactaaacaaactaaagTTGAAATCCATGACagtattttaatgttgtttaatgtatctttttttcctctcccatATGTTGGTAGGCAGCTCCAGTGCCAAATCCAGAGTCTGCTGTAGTCCATGAGGCTTCAGAGGCCAGCTCAGTCCAGAGCCCTTCAATTCCTGAGATAGAGGTGGAATCAGCTGAGTCTGTTCCTGTCTCAGAAGAGCTCATTGTAGCTGTTGTAAAAGACGAGGTGTCATcagtcacactcacagagaTATCACCGGACCAGATCCCTTCAGAGGCCACTACAGGTGTTATAGATATTGATCTCTGTCTGCTTCCTTCTGCGTCTCAATCTcttttgtttcacacacaatcacacaaaggCTCTTACTGATGATATGCTGTATTCCCTCTTTCTGTACAGATCCAGTGGCACATTCAGCGCCAGCAGAGACAGATACCACCAAAGCCTCAGAGGAATTACCTGCACCTGTTGAAAATGAGCCCTCTGGCACAAAGGAAGCAACTGAGGATGTATCCCCCGATATCAGTCTAGCTGAGCCAACACCAAGCGTAGAATCTGTAGAGGCTTCTCCAGCGGAGTGTCTGCCAATAGAGTCTGCACCGGTTGAGTCTAGACCAGTAGAGTCTGCTCCAGAAGAGTCTGCTCCTGTAGTGCCTGCTCCAGTAGAACCAGCTGCAGTAGAGTCTGCTCCAGTAGAACCAGCTGCGGTAGAGTCTGCTCCAGTAGAACCAGCTGCGGTAGAGTCTGCTCCAGTAGAACCAGCTGCAGTAGAGTCTGCTCCAGTAGAACCAGCTGCAGTAGAGTCTGCTCCAGTAGAACCAGCTGCGGTAGAGTCTGCTCCAGTAGAACCAGCTGCGGTAGAGTCTGCTCCAGTAGAACCAGCTGCGGTAGAGTCTGCTCCAGTCGAGAAGTCAATAGGTACCAGAAATATTCTGCCACATAATTTCAAATAGCCAAAATGCAAATAATGCAaaaactgtaccaaactgtatgTGCCTACTTTGAAAACCACTGTTGGAACTGGAAGAGCTTCTTAAAGGtcctatatgtaactttttacatgtataaatcgtttttatTGCTCATtgataagcgaacggttaatgatgtgaaaaattagatgttcactgtctatctgtgttgcctgtataaaaagtttccccgggtcgtattttccgcgaaagctccaggaagtgacattttatgcacgttctcaacttcctcctcactccgcttacagagatcaacagtacaaactcatcacacactcccggtcttcacctccacagccagaggccatcttccacacacttctccCAGAGACACatagactccttcacagactttcacgtgtatgaccacttacctcctctgtaaacattatgtcggtaaatatccagtgtttcacggctgatgatgatgctcgtttgtgtacgtatgAGCACATATGACGAGCatgcgagggagagcgagcaacaggttactggtgcagttcacctaacggccatgcggtatcgctacaaacgcagtatttttgaaagttacatatagcccctttaagttTCCTAAAACTgtgaaatatataatataaaaaaagtccTTTGAAAGCTCCTAAAAATAACTAATGTAcattttgtcattgtttgtcATCTCTAAAGTTCTTGTAACTTTGTGTTAGAATAGACCATATAAATACATGGAATTGTTGTAAACACACAATGAGAACTGTCCTAACAACATTACTTCTAATAGTGACATTTGTAAGATAGACATCAATCCATGTCCCTGCTGTTGACCCTGGTCTGTGTTTTGACCCCTACACAGTGCCAGTTGTTGAATCATCTGACCCCAGACCTGCTGCCGTAGAAGAGACACCAACACTTACACCACCCGAgcctctgcagcctgcagcagaaaacaaccAAGGTACTGTGAACCCACTCTGCACTACCACCACTGTGCTGGTTCAAACATTTGGTATGTttgacctgcacacacacttctcatCTCATCTGTGAATCACCTGAGATGAAAGGCTTCTAAATTGAATTGGTGTTTATCTCATTTGGTTTGTTATGAACATTCAACAGTAGATTAGCTGTGATGTTATCATGCCATTGTAAGTTTCCTCTGAGATACATTTTGATCTTCAGTACCTAAAGTGCTGAGCTCCTTTGGTAGGCCCTatctgttaaaggaagaatgtgcaactctttaatccagtagatgtcgcccttgagcaccagcatgaaaccaaaacaaactgctgtttggtaacacctccgctctcctcgagggacacacctccaacccctctcaaCTTGCGTTCACATGAAAGAGTTAACAAATGGAACGCACCTTAAGTAAGCTCCATTAAGCGTGAGCGGCAGACTAAATGATCCTATGTTCGAGcggcaatcacctgtgtcctgcattgttgtgttagcatgctaatgttagcacactttggttagctcatAGCGTCATATGggccgtgatctaaaaatgcttacTTGACATCttaataagcagtgagtatgttcttcttcattCACTAGTCCTTGACTTAAATAGCTTTTATACACGAGGAGCGAATCCGGCCGTCCTGTCCGAGGaatcatgatgtaaacacagctccgacaACTACACAGCCAGCTggactcacacttctcactcattgtggacagtcatgacttagagacacatttacacaggatataatTGATTTCTATTATTGTGGGTAAAATGTTACACATTCTGCCCTTAAGATTGAGCTAGTCTATCATAATGGACACttccttttcatttcctttttttaaataaataagtatttaGTTGacatagaaatataaaaaatgagcCATTAGTGG encodes:
- the apool gene encoding MICOS complex subunit MIC27, with the translated sequence MAAKLVLVAVPTVLGIASIRVYTVSEAHRDGLITREKLNIYTPLPQSAPAQFVPERPGLIQRGLTTARESIRPFVQTVQGACVSVKTGSVNLYHTGEDLFYYLKDPPPGFLPRFGTITMAGLLGMFLARKGSRFKRVAVPTGLMTAGVSVCYPAHAVAVLKVTGKKVYAAGQWSSAAVSSLLTSKPQEPVVIEDAASQPQAAPVPNPESAVVHEASEASSVQSPSIPEIEVESAESVPVSEELIVAVVKDEVSSVTLTEISPDQIPSEATTDPVAHSAPAETDTTKASEELPAPVENEPSGTKEATEDVSPDISLAEPTPSVESVEASPAECLPIESAPVESRPVESAPEESAPVVPAPVEPAAVESAPVEPAAVESAPVEPAAVESAPVEPAAVESAPVEPAAVESAPVEPAAVESAPVEPAAVESAPVEPAAVESAPVEKSIVPVVESSDPRPAAVEETPTLTPPEPLQPAAENNQGGSGFKPDPSLMDFGQSSPDDEDLYSTRS